In Streptomyces chartreusis, the following proteins share a genomic window:
- a CDS encoding ATP-binding cassette domain-containing protein: MTGRLPGRGVRFLRARWRVVVRLGLWSVLETGQSFLIGYAPARALDGGFLAGRTATGLTWLGVAGLGVVVGAIGTARVYAAVAALVEPLRDRLVRRVVDRGVREADRGALSGLTQQVEIARDTFAGLVMVSRSFVFTSVGALAGLFSLAPPLLLVVLPPLAAGIGLFAATLRPLARRQEVFLAADEALADRLGAVCPGLRDITATGAQERTAADVGRLVDAEERAARSLARFGVVRVAALALGGQLPIVLLLATAPWLLKHGVTTGALVGALSYVTQSLLPALHNLVHGLGTSGSRLTVVLRRLAPEGGRGAGVGPSAESGAAGPPAPTSTRPPALALSSVTFAYGPTAVPVIEALDLTLPAGSHLAVVGPSGIGKSTLTALVAGLLEPRGGTVRVAGEPVRGAGALARRVLIPQEAYVFTGTLAENLAHLRPDPVPEAELLAAAEAVGLLPFLEALGGPEGRVDPAALSAGERQLIALTRAHLSHAPLALLDEATCHLDPRAEERAERAFAARPGGTLVVVAHRITSARRADRVLMMDGRDTAYGTHDELVRCSARYRELVGAWAPVPHERSDPSLALRDPDGVDAVAGAGLAGDGRHVVAHGPVGQVQTPRDLGDGRPFRGEG; the protein is encoded by the coding sequence GTGACCGGCCGGCTTCCCGGGCGAGGGGTGCGGTTTCTGCGGGCCCGGTGGCGGGTCGTCGTGCGGCTCGGCCTGTGGTCGGTGCTGGAGACGGGGCAGAGCTTCCTCATCGGGTATGCCCCGGCCCGTGCGCTGGACGGCGGGTTCCTGGCGGGGCGGACGGCGACCGGGCTCACGTGGCTCGGGGTCGCCGGGCTCGGGGTCGTGGTCGGCGCGATCGGCACGGCTCGCGTGTACGCGGCCGTCGCGGCGCTGGTCGAACCGCTCAGGGACCGGCTCGTGCGGCGGGTCGTGGACCGCGGGGTGCGCGAGGCGGACCGCGGGGCGCTGTCCGGGCTCACCCAGCAGGTGGAGATCGCGCGGGACACCTTCGCCGGGCTGGTGATGGTCTCGCGGTCGTTCGTGTTCACCTCCGTCGGAGCGCTCGCGGGCCTGTTCTCGCTGGCCCCGCCTCTCCTGCTCGTGGTCCTGCCGCCACTGGCCGCGGGCATCGGTCTGTTCGCGGCGACGCTGCGGCCGCTGGCCCGCCGGCAGGAGGTGTTCCTCGCGGCCGACGAGGCCCTGGCCGACCGGCTCGGCGCCGTCTGCCCGGGACTGCGGGACATCACGGCGACCGGTGCCCAGGAGCGGACGGCCGCCGACGTGGGGCGCCTGGTGGACGCCGAGGAGCGGGCCGCCCGTTCCCTGGCCCGCTTCGGCGTCGTACGCGTGGCAGCCCTCGCGCTCGGCGGACAGCTCCCGATCGTGCTGCTGCTCGCGACGGCCCCCTGGCTCCTGAAGCACGGCGTCACCACCGGCGCCCTGGTCGGCGCCCTCTCCTACGTCACCCAGTCCCTCCTCCCCGCCCTGCACAACCTCGTCCACGGCCTGGGCACCAGCGGCTCACGCCTGACCGTCGTACTGCGGCGACTGGCGCCGGAGGGAGGACGGGGCGCAGGGGTAGGCCCGAGCGCCGAGAGCGGGGCGGCCGGGCCCCCGGCTCCGACCTCGACTCGACCACCCGCCCTGGCCCTCTCCTCCGTCACCTTCGCCTACGGCCCCACCGCCGTCCCCGTCATCGAGGCCCTCGACCTGACGCTGCCCGCCGGATCCCACCTGGCCGTCGTCGGCCCGAGCGGGATCGGGAAGTCGACACTGACGGCGCTGGTGGCCGGGCTGCTGGAGCCTCGGGGCGGCACGGTGCGGGTGGCCGGGGAGCCCGTGCGCGGGGCGGGCGCCCTCGCTCGGCGGGTGCTCATCCCGCAGGAGGCGTACGTGTTCACCGGCACCCTCGCCGAGAACCTCGCCCATCTGCGGCCGGACCCCGTCCCCGAGGCGGAGCTCCTCGCGGCCGCCGAGGCGGTCGGGCTCCTGCCGTTTCTCGAAGCGCTGGGCGGGCCGGAGGGCCGGGTGGATCCCGCGGCGCTGTCCGCGGGCGAGCGGCAGTTGATCGCGCTGACCCGGGCCCATCTGTCGCACGCCCCGCTGGCGCTGCTCGACGAGGCGACCTGTCACCTGGATCCGCGGGCGGAGGAACGCGCGGAACGCGCCTTCGCGGCCCGCCCCGGCGGCACCCTGGTCGTCGTCGCCCACCGCATCACCTCGGCCCGGCGCGCCGACCGGGTCCTGATGATGGACGGCCGCGACACGGCGTACGGAACGCACGACGAGCTCGTCCGGTGCTCTGCGCGCTACCGCGAACTCGTCGGTGCCTGGGCCCCCGTGCCGCACGAGCGTTCAGACCCATCCCTCGCCCTGCGAGATCCGGATGGCGTCGACGCGGTTGCGGGCGCCGGTCTTGCGGGTGATGGCCGCCATGTAGTTGCGCACGGTCCCGTGGGACAGGTGCAGACTCCCCGCGATCTCGGCGACGGACGCCCCTTCCGCGGCGAGGGATAA